The proteins below come from a single Vicia villosa cultivar HV-30 ecotype Madison, WI unplaced genomic scaffold, Vvil1.0 ctg.003872F_1_1, whole genome shotgun sequence genomic window:
- the LOC131641604 gene encoding universal stress protein PHOS34-like isoform X2, with amino-acid sequence MPESGNLGVVVVAVDGSEESMNALRWALQNLKLRSPTPDSTNAGSFIIFHVQSPPSIATGLNPGSIPFGGPSDLEVPAFAAAIEAHQKRITDSILDHALGICSQFNTKVRTHVVVGEPKEKICETVQDLHADVLVMGSRAFGPIKRMFLGSVSNYCAHHAHCPVIIIKGKESVNKGN; translated from the exons ATGCCGGAATCCGGAAACCTCGGCGTAGTAGTAGTCGCAGTAGACGGCAGCGAAGAGAGCATGAACGCTCTCCGCTGGGCGTTACAAAATCTCAAGCTCCGATCACCTACACCCGATTCCACCAACGCCGgttctttcatcatcttccatGTTCAATCTCCACCGTCGATCGCCACCGGTCTTAATCCCGGTTCCATCCCTTTCGGTGGCCCCA GTGATCTCGAAGTTCCCGCGTTCGCTGCTGCGATCGAAGCTCATCAGAAGCGTATTACTGATTCTATACTGGATCACGCTTTGGGAATTTGTTCACAATTCAAT ACTAAGGTCAGGACCCATGTTGTTGTTGGTGAGCCAAAGGAGAAGATTTGTGAAACTGTACAGGATTTGCATGCTGATGTGCTTGTGATGGGGTCACGAGCTTTTGGCCCTATTAAGAG GATGTTCCTGGGAAGTGTTAGCAACTACTGTGCCCACCATGCTCATTGTCCAGTCATTATCATCAAGGGAAAGGAGAGCGTCAATAAGGGAAACTAA
- the LOC131641604 gene encoding universal stress protein PHOS34-like isoform X1, with protein sequence MPESGNLGVVVVAVDGSEESMNALRWALQNLKLRSPTPDSTNAGSFIIFHVQSPPSIATGLNPGSIPFGGPSDLEVPAFAAAIEAHQKRITDSILDHALGICSQFNQTKVRTHVVVGEPKEKICETVQDLHADVLVMGSRAFGPIKRMFLGSVSNYCAHHAHCPVIIIKGKESVNKGN encoded by the exons ATGCCGGAATCCGGAAACCTCGGCGTAGTAGTAGTCGCAGTAGACGGCAGCGAAGAGAGCATGAACGCTCTCCGCTGGGCGTTACAAAATCTCAAGCTCCGATCACCTACACCCGATTCCACCAACGCCGgttctttcatcatcttccatGTTCAATCTCCACCGTCGATCGCCACCGGTCTTAATCCCGGTTCCATCCCTTTCGGTGGCCCCA GTGATCTCGAAGTTCCCGCGTTCGCTGCTGCGATCGAAGCTCATCAGAAGCGTATTACTGATTCTATACTGGATCACGCTTTGGGAATTTGTTCACAATTCAAT CAGACTAAGGTCAGGACCCATGTTGTTGTTGGTGAGCCAAAGGAGAAGATTTGTGAAACTGTACAGGATTTGCATGCTGATGTGCTTGTGATGGGGTCACGAGCTTTTGGCCCTATTAAGAG GATGTTCCTGGGAAGTGTTAGCAACTACTGTGCCCACCATGCTCATTGTCCAGTCATTATCATCAAGGGAAAGGAGAGCGTCAATAAGGGAAACTAA
- the LOC131641603 gene encoding uncharacterized protein LOC131641603 produces MGFDLAASSFGTKGSLYNRNKNASAFSFNPKAYYLVIKFPKSGTWKIFYRLVILALFVASLPLISSSFVSRNPSSHDDSTSNMKILPQQQKVSGFDHPINMEQLLSLLFSDLSNEGLVKNSKQHKMVFLGDQEQGFHQFLSLKDQYKMEYIPLNDVKKQKLIPDKTVDFIFTSDFPTSSKFIDRALKVNGIAAVVILNAAAFHKPSNYKVAYMRRFEKVVMAMKKVPTSPITETDLKVGGQRKLFGYATEAKKAALQKLEDVLLEPPRAASGKSRVYLKRTKFLPDLMGDTLENYPRRVFIDVGLPQKDGGSGTHWFSKNYPTRNKNFEMYKIETVAEGTSAGHIEMSDWLTKNVKPEEYVVMKAEAEVVEEMMRSKAIMLVDELFLECKPHGLNLKQGTRGRRAYWECLALYGKLRDEGVAVHQWWG; encoded by the coding sequence ATGGGATTTGATCTAGCTGCTTCTTCCTTTGGAACAAAAGGTTCTCTTTACAACAGAAACAAAAATGCTAGTGCATTTTCTTTCAACCCAAAAGcctattatcttgtaattaagttcCCTAAATCAGGAACATGGAAGATTTTTTACCGTTTGGTTATTTTGGCATTGTTTGTGGCTTCATTGCCATTGATTAGTTCttcatttgtttcaagaaatccTAGTAGTCATGATGATTCAACCTCAAACATGAAGATTCTTCCACAACAACAAAAAGTAAGTGGATTTGATCATCCCATCAACATGGAGCAACTTTTATCACTCCTCTTCAGCGACCTATCGAACGAGGGCCTTGTGAAGAATTCGAAACAACACAAAATGGTTTTTCTTGGAGATCAAGAACAAGGGTTTCATCAGTTTCTGAGTCTCAAAGATCAATACAAAATGGAATACATTCCGTTGAACGATGTGAAGAAACAGAAATTGATTCCCGATAAAACTGTTGATTTTATCTTCACGTCGGACTTCCCCACTTCATCAAAATTCATTGACAGAGCTCTAAAAGTAAATGGCATTGCAGCAGTGGTGATTCTAAATGCCGCCGCGTTTCACAAACCCTCAAACTATAAAGTGGCATACATGAGAAGGTTTGAGAAAGTAGTAATGGCAATGAAGAAGGTACCAACTTCACCAATTACCGAAACAGATTTGAAAGTTGGCGGGCAGCGAAAGTTATTCGGCTATGCAACCGAGGCAAAGAAAGCAGCACTTCAGAAACTTGAGGATGTTCTCCTCGAGCCTCCACGTGCTGCCTCTGGGAAATCAAGAGTGTATTTGAAGCGTACAAAGTTTTTACCCGATTTAATGGGTGACACCCTTGAAAACTACCCTCGTCGAGTTTTCATCGACGTAGGGTTGCCACAAAAAGACGGAGGTAGTGGAACACATTGGTTTTCAAAGAATTATCCAACAAGGAACAAGAATTTTGAGATGTATAAAATAGAGACCGTCGCTGAGGGTACAAGCGCAGGTCATATTGAGATGTCAGATTGGTTGACGAAGAACGTAAAACCCGAAGAGTACGTGGTGATGAAAGCCGAAGCCGAAGTTGTTGAAGAAATGATGAGGAGTAAGGCTATCATGTTGGTGGATGAACTTTTCTTGGAGTGCAAGCCAcatggtttgaatttgaaacaaggGACTAGAGGTAGAAGGGCTTATTGGGAATGTTTGGCTTTGTATGGAAAGTTGAGAGATGAAGGAGTAGCAGTTCATCAGTGGTggggttaa